The following DNA comes from Candidatus Methylomirabilota bacterium.
GGCCGCGGCGTCTTGCTCGATGTGGCGCGCCACAAGGGCGTGCCGTTCCTCCAGGACGGCTACGGGATCACCGTCGCCGATCTGGACGCCACCGCCAAGAAGGAAGGCGTGGAGGTGCGTCGCGCCGACTTCGTGATCATCCGCACCGGGCAGATGGAGGACCGGCTGCAGAAGGGCGAGTGGGGCGGCTACGCGGGCGGGGACGCGCCGGGGCTGGCCTTCGAGAGCCTGGAGTGGATCCACGGCAAGCAGATCGCCGCGATCTGCAGCGACACGTGGGGCATCGAGGTGCGCCCCAACGACACCGGGCCGGAGGTCTTCCAGCCCTGGCACTGGGTGACGATTCCCGCCATCGGGATCGTGCACGGGGAGATCTTCTATCTGAAGGAGCTGGCCGAGGACTGTGCCGCCGACGGCGTCTACGAGTTCTTCTTCTGCGCGCCGCCGCTCGTGATCAGCCGCGGCACGGGCTCGCCCATCAATCCCCAAGCCATCAAGTAGGCGGTCTGGTCTTGCCATCCGACATCGACGCGCGCGTGATCGGCGGGTACTGGGAGCGGGAGAATCTCGCGGAGGCGATTCTCGCCGCTCTCAAGGCGCGGGGCAGCAATCTCGACGCGCTCACGACCGACGAGCTGGCGCCCGTGGACCAGTTCCACGGGGGAGGCAAGCCGATCACCATGCGTCTCGCGCGGCTGGCCGTCGCCGAGCCCGGGATGCGGGTGCTCGACGTGGGCGGCGGGTTTGGCGGCCCCGCCCGCACGCTCGCCGTCGAGTTCGGCTGCCAGGTCACGGTGGTGGACCTGACGGAGTCCTATGTTCGCGCCGCGCGGATGCTCACGGCCCGGAT
Coding sequences within:
- a CDS encoding cyclase family protein gives rise to the protein GRGVLLDVARHKGVPFLQDGYGITVADLDATAKKEGVEVRRADFVIIRTGQMEDRLQKGEWGGYAGGDAPGLAFESLEWIHGKQIAAICSDTWGIEVRPNDTGPEVFQPWHWVTIPAIGIVHGEIFYLKELAEDCAADGVYEFFFCAPPLVISRGTGSPINPQAIK